One Desulfovibrio aminophilus DSM 12254 DNA segment encodes these proteins:
- a CDS encoding M99 family carboxypeptidase catalytic domain-containing protein, giving the protein MSSYTFFQGTQYPLTVVRIRGEAPGPTIMVQGGIQGDEICGAVTAQLLTGSRVLKGNLIVVPRANLPSIHLQQRQVNVDMNRRFDRDYNRFYEDRVARVIRHLLAECDGFIHLHEGSGFYSPRHVNALRNPNRYGQSIIVDAESHAGVDLGGLVRGVLAELNPTVNPAEYRLEIFDTRTFDPDTRYPEMRKSLTYYALSVLHIPAVAVEVSKNIRDIGWKVRTQMAAARLLLAHLGVETAPTDFDEADVLAAAQVATGVRVNGSPLVSGAHIRLARGATITAESGVGTGRSYSPALAVFASDRPGVNLLNTPRLALESFTGLEVRADGKPVAQVRVDWEAGRPAVSESDGPVFVCWLNGRLVYVKNGETLRAVAGDQLVIEGIRGGNRREVLNLKGYTSSPWENDGQDLGVEIILDPDNFMDKYRQRSDAPGVVRYPVVRETPGAARASFNLDIEPRRVEALLLRDHFGREVEVPFSAGSEYRLPEGEYELLSARTNGEPGKLMATAGGAPVSEGQKLLVGGAPVDITLRQATTFQEMGTLTLAPGRWAELAPIGTTSVVP; this is encoded by the coding sequence GTGTCGAGTTACACCTTTTTCCAGGGAACCCAGTATCCCCTGACCGTGGTCCGCATCCGGGGCGAGGCCCCGGGCCCGACGATCATGGTCCAGGGAGGCATCCAGGGCGACGAGATCTGCGGCGCGGTGACGGCTCAGCTGCTCACCGGCAGTCGCGTCCTCAAGGGCAACCTCATCGTGGTGCCCCGGGCCAACCTGCCGTCCATCCACCTGCAGCAGCGGCAGGTGAACGTGGACATGAACCGCCGCTTCGACCGGGACTACAACCGTTTCTATGAGGACCGCGTGGCCCGGGTCATCCGCCACCTGTTGGCCGAGTGCGACGGGTTCATCCACCTGCACGAGGGCAGCGGCTTCTACAGTCCCCGGCATGTGAACGCCCTGCGCAACCCCAACCGCTACGGCCAGTCCATCATCGTGGACGCCGAGTCCCACGCCGGGGTGGACCTGGGCGGACTGGTGCGGGGGGTGCTGGCGGAGTTGAACCCCACGGTGAATCCCGCCGAGTACCGGTTGGAGATATTCGACACGCGCACCTTCGACCCGGACACGCGCTATCCGGAGATGCGCAAGTCATTGACCTATTACGCCCTTTCCGTCCTGCACATCCCGGCCGTGGCCGTGGAGGTGAGCAAGAACATCCGCGACATCGGCTGGAAGGTCCGCACCCAGATGGCCGCCGCCCGGCTTCTTCTGGCGCATCTGGGCGTGGAGACGGCCCCGACGGACTTCGACGAGGCCGATGTGCTGGCCGCGGCCCAGGTGGCCACGGGGGTGCGTGTCAACGGCAGCCCGTTGGTTTCCGGCGCGCATATTCGTCTGGCCCGGGGCGCGACCATCACCGCCGAGTCCGGCGTCGGCACCGGCCGGAGCTATTCCCCGGCCCTGGCCGTGTTCGCCTCGGATCGTCCGGGGGTGAATCTGCTGAACACGCCGCGTCTGGCCCTGGAATCCTTCACCGGTCTGGAAGTCCGGGCCGACGGCAAGCCCGTGGCCCAGGTCCGCGTGGACTGGGAGGCGGGGCGTCCGGCGGTTTCCGAAAGCGACGGGCCGGTGTTCGTCTGCTGGCTCAACGGCCGCCTCGTGTACGTCAAGAACGGGGAGACGTTGCGCGCCGTGGCCGGGGATCAGCTCGTCATCGAGGGCATCCGGGGCGGCAACCGGCGCGAGGTGCTCAACCTCAAGGGCTACACCTCCAGCCCGTGGGAGAACGACGGCCAGGATCTCGGCGTGGAGATCATCCTGGACCCCGACAACTTCATGGACAAGTACCGCCAACGCTCGGACGCTCCGGGCGTGGTCCGCTATCCCGTGGTCCGCGAGACCCCCGGGGCCGCCAGGGCGTCCTTCAACCTGGACATCGAGCCCCGTCGGGTGGAGGCCTTGCTCCTGCGCGACCACTTCGGCCGCGAGGTGGAGGTGCCGTTCAGCGCGGGAAGCGAATACCGGCTGCCTGAGGGAGAGTATGAACTGCTCAGCGCCCGGACCAACGGCGAACCCGGCAAGCTCATGGCCACGGCGGGCGGAGCGCCCGTGAGCGAAGGGCAGAAACTTTTGGTGGGCGGCGCGCCCGTGGACATCACCCTGCGCCAGGCCACCACCTTCCAGGAAATGGGCACGCTCACGCTCGCCCCGGGGCGCTGGGCCGAACTGGCCCCCATCGGAACGACCTCGGTCGTGCCCTGA
- the cytX gene encoding putative hydroxymethylpyrimidine transporter CytX, whose translation MDGSKSLSFLGLFALWFGAAVSVAEILTGGLLADLGLERGLWAVVLGHLAGMPPFALAAWAGFRERLPAIACTRVSFGARGSWIVSLLNALQLVGWTAVMIQQGGLAVDALTTSIWGLSAPVLAPILLGGLVGLWVCLQPRGLHVLNLAAVGLLFCLTVALSAVVFGSASSLAPVAPTGSFGLGFELSIIMPLSWLPLVADYTSQARSRSGARIAPCLGYFLGSCWMYAIGLLGALRTGSADPSGMMLAAGLGGVALAVIVLATVTTTFLDVYSAAVSLRNVLPGLNRRAVSGVVALLGTALAVLAPSDAYIDFLYLLGSVFAPVAAVFLADYFLVRADSRARLVDPLALFSLAAGVGIYQLLSGRDLPIGPTLATMLLTATLHLVLRAAERGLRKGRENGQAVTRGAA comes from the coding sequence GTGGACGGCTCGAAATCCCTCTCCTTTCTCGGACTCTTCGCCCTTTGGTTCGGCGCGGCCGTGTCCGTGGCCGAAATCCTCACCGGCGGCCTGCTGGCCGATCTCGGCCTGGAGCGCGGCTTGTGGGCCGTGGTCCTGGGCCACCTGGCGGGCATGCCGCCCTTCGCCCTGGCCGCCTGGGCGGGCTTCCGCGAACGGCTTCCGGCCATCGCCTGCACCCGCGTCTCCTTCGGCGCGCGCGGCTCCTGGATCGTCTCCCTGCTGAACGCCCTCCAACTGGTGGGCTGGACCGCCGTGATGATCCAGCAGGGCGGCTTGGCCGTGGACGCCCTGACGACCTCGATCTGGGGCCTGTCCGCGCCGGTCCTGGCCCCGATCCTCCTGGGCGGGCTCGTGGGCCTCTGGGTCTGTCTCCAGCCCCGTGGTCTGCACGTCCTCAATCTGGCCGCGGTGGGCCTGCTCTTCTGCCTGACCGTGGCGCTCAGCGCCGTGGTGTTCGGCTCCGCGTCGTCCTTGGCCCCGGTAGCGCCCACGGGGAGCTTCGGCCTGGGCTTCGAGCTGTCCATCATCATGCCCCTGTCTTGGCTGCCGCTGGTGGCCGACTACACGAGCCAAGCCCGCAGCCGCTCCGGGGCCCGGATCGCTCCCTGTCTGGGCTATTTCCTGGGCAGTTGCTGGATGTACGCCATCGGCCTGCTGGGGGCCCTGCGCACGGGCTCGGCCGATCCCTCGGGCATGATGCTGGCCGCCGGGCTCGGCGGCGTGGCCCTGGCCGTCATCGTCCTGGCCACCGTGACCACCACCTTCCTGGACGTCTACTCGGCTGCGGTGTCCCTGCGGAACGTCCTGCCCGGTCTGAATCGGCGGGCCGTGTCCGGGGTCGTGGCCCTGCTCGGCACGGCCCTGGCCGTGCTGGCCCCGAGCGACGCCTACATCGACTTCCTCTATCTGCTGGGCTCGGTCTTCGCCCCGGTGGCGGCCGTGTTCCTGGCGGACTACTTCCTGGTTCGCGCCGACAGCCGGGCCAGGCTCGTCGATCCCCTGGCCCTGTTCTCACTGGCCGCCGGGGTCGGCATCTACCAGTTGCTTTCCGGCCGCGACCTGCCCATCGGGCCGACCCTGGCCACCATGCTTCTCACCGCAACCCTGCACCTGGTCCTGCGGGCCGCCGAGCGCGGTCTGCGCAAGGGCCGCGAGAACGGGCAGGCCGTCACGCGAGGCGCCGCATGA
- the thiM gene encoding hydroxyethylthiazole kinase, whose product MSDPIIVWTDVVRIRRANPLVLNVTNNVVTNITANALLALGASPAMTHAAQDAKELAWLAQAVVLNIGTPAADYVESMFAAGASAREKGIPVVLDPVAAGATAYRRRLCRDLLESVRPSVIRGNASEIMALAGENAASKGADSMHGSAEALEAARELARKRSCVVCVSGAVDYVTDGAATLAVGNGVELMTKVTGLGCTATALIGAFAAVNDDRLTATAHAMSVMGLAGELAARGAAGPGTLEPCFLDALYSLDETAVVAGARLEAA is encoded by the coding sequence ATGAGCGATCCCATCATCGTCTGGACCGACGTGGTCCGCATTCGTCGGGCCAATCCCCTGGTCCTGAACGTGACCAACAACGTGGTCACCAACATCACGGCCAACGCCCTGCTGGCCCTGGGGGCATCCCCGGCCATGACCCACGCCGCCCAGGACGCCAAGGAGCTGGCCTGGCTGGCCCAGGCCGTGGTCCTGAACATCGGCACCCCGGCCGCTGATTACGTGGAGAGCATGTTCGCCGCCGGAGCCTCGGCCCGGGAGAAGGGCATCCCCGTGGTCTTGGACCCCGTGGCCGCCGGAGCCACGGCCTACCGCCGCCGCCTCTGCCGCGACCTGCTGGAGTCCGTCCGGCCGTCCGTGATCCGGGGCAACGCTTCGGAAATCATGGCCCTGGCCGGAGAGAACGCGGCCTCCAAGGGCGCGGACAGCATGCACGGCAGCGCCGAGGCCCTGGAAGCCGCCCGGGAGCTGGCCCGGAAGCGTTCCTGCGTGGTCTGCGTGAGCGGGGCCGTGGACTACGTGACCGACGGCGCGGCGACCCTGGCCGTGGGCAACGGCGTGGAGCTGATGACCAAGGTCACGGGCCTGGGCTGCACGGCCACGGCCCTGATCGGGGCCTTCGCCGCGGTGAACGATGACCGCCTGACCGCCACGGCCCACGCCATGTCCGTCATGGGTCTGGCCGGGGAATTGGCGGCCCGGGGCGCGGCCGGACCCGGCACGCTTGAGCCCTGTTTCCTGGACGCCCTGTACTCCCTGGACGAGACGGCCGTGGTCGCGGGCGCCCGGCTGGAGGCCGCATGA
- the thiE gene encoding thiamine phosphate synthase has translation MRPVADYSLYLVTDRPACLGRDLLDVVGRAARAGATVVQVREKSCQTREFVELARALKNLLDSLGLPLIINDRVDVALAVGAAGVHVGQKDMAASDVRALLGPDRILGLSVNTFEEARAAEALDVDYLGVGPVFPTATKADAGPVFGVDNLARLRAATRRPLVAIGGIGAANAEAVAAAGADGLAVVSAICSAPDPGAASAQLLAAIRRGRNRMI, from the coding sequence ATGAGGCCCGTTGCGGACTATTCGCTCTATCTCGTCACCGACCGGCCCGCCTGCCTGGGACGCGACCTGCTGGACGTGGTGGGCCGGGCGGCCCGCGCCGGGGCCACGGTGGTCCAGGTGCGCGAGAAGTCCTGCCAGACCCGCGAATTCGTGGAGTTGGCCCGGGCCTTGAAGAACCTGCTCGACTCCCTGGGGCTGCCGTTGATCATCAACGACCGCGTGGACGTGGCCCTGGCCGTGGGCGCTGCCGGGGTGCACGTGGGCCAGAAGGACATGGCGGCCTCGGACGTGCGTGCCCTGCTGGGCCCGGACAGGATTCTCGGGCTGTCCGTGAACACTTTCGAGGAGGCCCGCGCGGCCGAGGCTCTGGACGTGGACTACCTGGGTGTGGGGCCGGTCTTTCCGACGGCCACCAAGGCCGACGCCGGACCGGTCTTCGGAGTGGACAACCTGGCCCGATTGCGCGCGGCCACGCGGCGTCCCCTGGTGGCCATCGGCGGCATCGGCGCGGCCAACGCCGAGGCCGTGGCCGCCGCCGGAGCCGACGGGCTGGCCGTCGTCTCGGCGATCTGTTCGGCCCCGGACCCCGGGGCCGCCTCGGCGCAACTCCTGGCCGCCATCCGGCGCGGCCGCAACCGCATGATCTGA
- a CDS encoding sulfide-dependent adenosine diphosphate thiazole synthase: MTVVNERLVSQAILERWCEKFTNCLDLDVAVVGGGPSGMLAAWKLAGRGYKVALFERKLSLGGGMWGGGMTYNFIVVQDAGRRLLDELDVPTRPYGEGYHTADAVTATTTLASKACLAGTQVFNCLSVEDVVLREEGGVKRVAGLVVNSTPVEMTGLHVDPLVVHCRAVIEATGHAVEVLKTLVRKNGVSLNTPCGGIAGEQSMWADKAEADTLENTREIFPGIWVTGMAANASFGSYRMGPIFGGMLLSGEKVAEDIAARLGAH; encoded by the coding sequence ATGACCGTGGTGAATGAGCGCTTGGTGAGCCAGGCAATCCTCGAGCGCTGGTGTGAGAAGTTCACGAACTGCCTGGATCTGGACGTGGCCGTGGTGGGCGGCGGGCCCTCGGGCATGTTGGCGGCCTGGAAGCTGGCCGGGCGCGGCTACAAGGTGGCCCTGTTCGAGCGCAAGCTCTCCCTGGGCGGCGGCATGTGGGGCGGCGGCATGACCTACAACTTCATCGTGGTTCAGGACGCGGGCCGGCGTCTGCTGGACGAACTGGACGTCCCTACCCGACCCTATGGCGAGGGCTACCACACCGCCGACGCCGTGACCGCCACCACGACCCTGGCCTCCAAGGCCTGTCTGGCCGGAACCCAGGTCTTCAACTGCCTCTCCGTGGAGGACGTGGTCCTGCGCGAGGAGGGCGGCGTCAAGCGCGTGGCCGGTCTGGTGGTCAACTCCACGCCGGTGGAGATGACGGGCCTGCACGTGGACCCCCTGGTGGTCCACTGCCGGGCGGTCATCGAGGCCACGGGCCATGCCGTGGAGGTGCTCAAGACGCTGGTCCGCAAGAACGGCGTGAGCCTGAACACGCCCTGCGGCGGCATCGCGGGGGAGCAGTCCATGTGGGCCGACAAGGCCGAGGCGGACACCCTGGAGAACACCCGCGAGATATTCCCCGGCATCTGGGTGACGGGCATGGCCGCCAACGCGAGCTTCGGCTCCTACCGCATGGGGCCGATCTTCGGCGGCATGCTCCTTTCCGGCGAAAAGGTGGCCGAAGACATCGCCGCCCGCCTCGGAGCCCATTGA
- a CDS encoding HdeA/HdeB family chaperone, with product MRRVLGVLSLVAVLFTPVLSAAQSDAPLRLDMKTYTCREFLREQQLGMVLTLFWLDGYANAKTGGDMVLDSAALDRSGSIMVQQCTKTPAAKVLDVFRAYVRP from the coding sequence ATGCGCCGCGTCCTCGGCGTCCTGTCGCTCGTCGCCGTCCTGTTCACGCCCGTCCTTTCCGCCGCCCAGTCGGACGCACCCCTGCGGCTGGACATGAAGACCTACACCTGCCGGGAGTTTCTGCGCGAGCAGCAGTTGGGCATGGTTCTGACCCTGTTCTGGTTGGACGGTTACGCCAATGCCAAGACCGGGGGCGACATGGTCCTGGATTCCGCCGCGCTGGACCGTTCCGGCTCGATCATGGTCCAGCAGTGCACCAAAACGCCCGCGGCCAAGGTTCTCGATGTCTTCCGCGCCTATGTCCGGCCCTGA
- a CDS encoding alpha/beta hydrolase fold domain-containing protein → MSGPDPAVDPASLTLHPFIRDLVDRLLAASPLAACLLAGERDGPRLAGQVRAFPSTDMASFDTSAHRRYGRGLFLSLELLAFFRDCYLPDPAQALDPLVSPLRAPNLSHQPLTRLSLAEHDLLRDEALALARRLQGAGVPCETTVQTGMIHGFFGMHGISPEENGLAEAAAFLRRVLRVETP, encoded by the coding sequence ATGTCCGGCCCTGATCCGGCGGTCGATCCCGCATCCCTGACCCTGCATCCGTTCATTCGCGATCTGGTGGACCGGCTGCTGGCCGCGAGCCCCCTGGCCGCCTGTCTCCTCGCCGGAGAGCGGGACGGCCCCCGGCTCGCCGGGCAGGTGCGGGCCTTCCCCTCCACGGACATGGCCTCCTTCGACACCTCGGCCCACCGCCGCTACGGCCGGGGCCTATTCCTGAGCCTTGAACTGTTGGCCTTTTTCCGGGACTGCTATCTGCCCGATCCGGCCCAGGCGCTCGACCCTCTGGTCTCGCCCCTGCGGGCCCCGAACCTCTCGCATCAGCCGCTCACCCGGCTCAGCCTGGCCGAGCACGACTTGCTCCGAGACGAGGCCCTGGCCCTGGCCCGGCGTCTGCAGGGGGCGGGAGTGCCCTGCGAGACCACGGTCCAGACCGGCATGATCCACGGCTTTTTCGGCATGCACGGCATCAGCCCGGAGGAGAACGGCCTGGCCGAGGCCGCCGCGTTCCTGCGCCGGGTTCTTCGCGTGGAGACCCCATGA
- a CDS encoding GNAT family N-acetyltransferase produces the protein MTDIRIEPFAPEHQDGVVDVILTIQCKEFGLPITLEDQPDLLDIPGVYRRGKGNFWVALVGDEVVGTLALLDIGYRQGALRKMFVRANRRGPTPGLAARLLAALLDWGRGSGFREIFLGTTSSYLAAHRFYEKNGFIRLPREALPSAFPIMRVDTIFYRLGLERG, from the coding sequence ATGACGGACATCCGCATCGAGCCCTTCGCCCCGGAGCACCAGGACGGGGTGGTGGACGTGATCCTGACCATCCAGTGCAAGGAGTTCGGCCTGCCCATCACCCTGGAGGACCAGCCGGACCTGCTGGACATCCCGGGCGTCTACCGGCGGGGCAAGGGCAACTTCTGGGTCGCCCTGGTCGGCGACGAGGTTGTCGGAACCCTGGCGCTGCTGGACATCGGCTACCGGCAAGGGGCCCTGCGCAAGATGTTCGTGCGCGCGAACCGGCGCGGGCCGACGCCGGGACTGGCGGCGCGGCTCCTGGCCGCGCTTCTGGACTGGGGCCGGGGCAGCGGCTTTCGAGAAATTTTCCTCGGCACCACGTCCAGCTACCTGGCCGCCCATCGTTTCTATGAAAAGAACGGCTTCATCCGCCTCCCCCGCGAGGCCCTGCCGTCCGCGTTCCCGATCATGCGGGTGGACACGATCTTCTACCGCCTGGGCCTGGAGCGGGGCTGA
- a CDS encoding RNA recognition motif domain-containing protein produces the protein MKSIYVGNLPFSATEDQTRDMFAAYGEVTSVKFIMDRETGRFRGFGFVEMDDAGAAEAVRGLNGTDFGGRTLKVNEAKPREERGPRW, from the coding sequence ATGAAGTCCATTTACGTCGGCAACCTGCCCTTTTCCGCCACCGAGGACCAGACCCGTGACATGTTCGCCGCCTACGGCGAGGTCACTTCCGTGAAGTTCATCATGGACCGTGAGACCGGTCGCTTTCGCGGCTTCGGTTTCGTGGAGATGGATGACGCCGGCGCCGCCGAGGCCGTTCGCGGCCTGAACGGCACCGATTTCGGCGGTCGTACGCTGAAGGTCAACGAGGCCAAGCCTCGTGAAGAGCGCGGTCCCCGCTGGTAG
- a CDS encoding glycosyltransferase family 39 protein: protein MRILTAEYVDIGGDNATRWIEVHRVLDGLGLTAWTHQTMRWTISVPVWVLMKLFGTNPMLYYVLPILTASLGTVFVYLIGEELHSRRLGIAAAVLTILFPQMAQTGSQLWPSVFIFAFLAVTIWLILVWLRRRSPALLILAGVAFVLAWGARETAIYFFPGLLLLIWLPSRSFKGVLTFCLTSGFFFGCEWLYFWLDTGSILGRLGVAKHAMDDRETLLTLPLKDYLLNILDYSKLRGLLAVLILSLIACVSELRSTDQRRRALAIMYMIFMFLMTYMVSSISRPQIVHPIGSRYWCSVAPFGLITLLLWLSSLKVGSPRAAKVCTVLLFGAFAAFTLLKIPPTNSIVQIGKDAEILTPLLAEKRPFVMRYLAWQPNAIEQAFIWIFTGINQKDRKLTQVPLFMARNLDRVAAMFLGDSRDYDNVRYAAMTPQDENVYLVTPNGAPPDATPGAEVIFDRRLCRVKPIPSSAAP from the coding sequence GTGCGCATCCTCACGGCCGAATACGTGGACATCGGCGGTGACAACGCCACTCGTTGGATCGAGGTCCATCGCGTTCTCGATGGACTCGGCCTGACGGCCTGGACCCACCAGACCATGCGCTGGACCATCTCGGTCCCCGTGTGGGTCCTGATGAAGCTGTTTGGCACGAACCCGATGCTCTACTACGTGCTGCCGATCCTGACCGCCTCCCTGGGCACGGTGTTCGTCTACCTCATCGGCGAGGAACTGCATAGCCGCCGTCTGGGCATCGCGGCCGCCGTCCTGACCATTCTCTTTCCCCAGATGGCCCAGACTGGCAGCCAGCTCTGGCCCAGCGTCTTCATCTTCGCCTTCCTGGCCGTCACTATTTGGCTCATCCTCGTGTGGCTACGACGCCGTTCACCCGCATTGCTCATTCTGGCGGGCGTGGCCTTCGTTCTCGCCTGGGGCGCGCGCGAGACGGCAATCTACTTCTTTCCCGGCCTGCTCCTGCTCATCTGGCTGCCCTCGCGCAGCTTCAAAGGCGTGCTCACCTTCTGCCTCACCTCTGGCTTTTTTTTCGGCTGCGAATGGCTCTATTTCTGGCTGGACACCGGCTCGATCCTGGGCCGGCTGGGAGTGGCCAAACACGCCATGGACGACCGGGAAACCCTCTTGACCTTGCCCCTCAAGGATTATCTCCTGAACATCCTGGATTACTCCAAGCTGCGCGGCCTCCTGGCTGTTCTGATTCTGAGCCTGATCGCCTGCGTGTCCGAATTGCGCTCCACGGACCAACGCCGCCGCGCCCTGGCCATCATGTACATGATTTTCATGTTCCTCATGACCTACATGGTTTCCAGCATTTCCAGGCCCCAAATCGTGCACCCCATCGGGTCCCGCTACTGGTGTTCCGTGGCGCCCTTCGGCCTGATCACCCTGTTGCTCTGGCTCAGTTCACTGAAGGTAGGCTCGCCCCGCGCGGCAAAAGTATGCACCGTGCTGCTGTTCGGTGCCTTCGCGGCATTCACCCTGTTGAAAATCCCCCCGACCAACTCCATCGTCCAAATCGGCAAGGACGCCGAAATTCTCACCCCGCTCCTGGCCGAAAAGCGGCCATTCGTCATGCGCTACCTAGCTTGGCAACCAAACGCAATAGAACAGGCGTTCATCTGGATATTCACCGGAATAAACCAGAAGGACCGCAAGCTCACCCAGGTTCCCCTGTTCATGGCTCGCAACCTAGATCGCGTGGCCGCCATGTTCCTGGGCGACTCCCGAGATTACGACAACGTACGGTATGCGGCCATGACCCCCCAAGACGAAAACGTCTACCTGGTGACCCCCAACGGGGCGCCTCCGGACGCCACTCCCGGAGCCGAGGTGATCTTCGACCGCAGGCTGTGCCGGGTCAAACCCATCCCCTCCTCCGCAGCCCCATGA